One window of Rhodopirellula bahusiensis genomic DNA carries:
- a CDS encoding acyltransferase: MNLRVLAGSLAAFGYNHIVGKLPSRLVRSLYLQAYLRRRGQGTGIQMGCRFLNGRRVSFGDRNVINFGCLLDGRKFNITTGSDVSIGPEVAILTLGHDPQSPDFADRGGDVVIGNHVWIGYRATVLPGVTIGDGAVVAAGAVVSKDVDPYTIVAGVPAKPIGTRTKDLTYQLNYNPLLL, encoded by the coding sequence ATGAATCTTCGCGTTCTGGCCGGTAGTCTGGCGGCGTTTGGATATAACCACATCGTGGGAAAGCTTCCTTCACGTCTCGTTCGCTCGCTTTACTTGCAAGCCTATTTGAGGCGGCGTGGACAAGGAACTGGCATTCAGATGGGGTGCCGGTTTCTGAATGGACGCCGCGTCTCGTTCGGCGATCGCAACGTGATTAACTTTGGCTGCCTGCTGGATGGACGAAAGTTTAACATCACAACGGGCAGCGATGTATCGATCGGTCCCGAGGTAGCCATTTTGACATTGGGACACGATCCGCAATCGCCGGATTTCGCGGACCGCGGCGGTGATGTGGTGATCGGCAATCATGTTTGGATTGGTTATCGCGCAACCGTGCTTCCCGGCGTGACAATTGGCGACGGTGCTGTTGTTGCGGCCGGCGCGGTGGTCAGCAAAGACGTTGATCCCTACACGATTGTTGCCGGTGTTCCTGCCAAGCCGATCGGAACACGGACAAAGGACTTGACCTATCAACTGAACTACAATCCGCTGTTGCTTTAG
- a CDS encoding glycosyltransferase, giving the protein MSNQGVWFGAMCLDPVRDYVVGPKWWHRWSVKNGYSFLSDAFVHHPIELETFSSRSIEPTVVPHGEYPMPPPSCSSAELKRELGIPDSDNVALCYGHLRDNKNLKTSIEAVAATPGYSLVVAGSEAAPGQIQSSDYVRFAKEIDAESSVFWKIGYQTDQDTSNLFQMSDCILLPYDSSFVSASGVLFIAVPFEVPLIASCGDGPLAAAVQDYGLGIRIPKPTITQVSQALKSVDEVAESARWNDFRHEHSYDRNAELLLDRIAVFHNLQNQE; this is encoded by the coding sequence ATGTCAAATCAAGGTGTATGGTTTGGCGCCATGTGCCTTGATCCAGTTCGGGATTATGTCGTTGGGCCGAAATGGTGGCATCGATGGTCAGTCAAGAATGGGTATTCGTTTCTAAGTGACGCATTCGTGCATCATCCGATTGAGCTAGAGACTTTCTCGTCACGTTCAATCGAGCCAACCGTCGTGCCGCATGGGGAATACCCGATGCCGCCGCCGAGTTGCAGCTCAGCCGAGCTGAAGCGAGAGCTCGGAATACCTGATAGCGATAATGTAGCACTTTGCTACGGGCATCTACGCGATAATAAGAATCTGAAGACATCGATCGAAGCGGTAGCGGCAACTCCAGGATATTCGCTGGTTGTTGCCGGTAGCGAAGCCGCTCCCGGCCAAATACAATCCTCCGACTACGTACGTTTTGCAAAAGAGATCGATGCTGAATCGAGTGTGTTCTGGAAAATCGGGTACCAGACTGATCAAGATACATCGAATCTGTTTCAAATGTCGGACTGCATTCTTTTGCCGTACGACAGCAGTTTCGTTTCTGCCAGTGGCGTTCTGTTTATCGCAGTGCCGTTCGAAGTCCCTTTGATTGCATCATGTGGTGATGGGCCGCTTGCTGCAGCTGTTCAGGACTATGGCCTCGGAATTCGAATTCCCAAGCCAACGATAACGCAAGTAAGTCAGGCGTTGAAAAGCGTTGATGAAGTTGCAGAATCGGCCAGATGGAATGATTTTCGGCATGAGCACTCCTACGATCGGAACGCAGAATTGTTGCTCGATCGTATCGCCGTATTTCACAATTTACAAAACCAGGAATAA
- a CDS encoding nucleotide sugar dehydrogenase — MRVSIFGIGYVGVVTAGCLSDQGHDVICVDVNQEKVDNINNGVAPIVEEGLDEMIRQARAQGRLSATRDHEKAIADTEISIVCVGTPSLESGRLNLKYATEVYAQICAAVETKQSKHVVIIRSTMLPGSVRNLVENYSKELIKTGSLEVSFCPEFLREGSAIQDFNHPGLAVYGSYGDKPNESLVTLMGESQLVPLEASELVKYACNYWHAVKVAFGNEIGRISKHLGVNGQHLMSIFCQDTQLNISPNYMRPGTPFGGSCLPKDVSALSAFSKQEGISLPMLESILDSNESHLDHLLRIVNRAGVRKILIIGLTFKKGTDDLRSSPMVALAETLLGKGFDVEIFDDNLELSRLTGSNQIEIDRRMPHLAARLISDLASGIKKSELVVFSQSPVGLSEAASHFTKDKVIVDVNGIAELETFGGRYEGLCWDSLGE, encoded by the coding sequence ATGCGTGTAAGTATTTTCGGAATCGGTTACGTCGGAGTTGTCACCGCCGGCTGTCTGTCTGACCAGGGCCATGACGTGATTTGCGTGGATGTTAACCAGGAGAAGGTTGACAACATTAACAACGGAGTGGCGCCGATTGTTGAAGAGGGGCTTGATGAAATGATTCGTCAGGCGCGGGCCCAAGGCCGTTTGAGTGCAACGCGTGACCACGAGAAAGCAATTGCCGATACTGAAATTTCGATTGTTTGCGTTGGGACTCCATCATTGGAATCCGGTCGCCTGAACCTAAAGTACGCAACCGAAGTGTATGCGCAAATCTGCGCAGCAGTAGAGACAAAACAGTCGAAGCATGTCGTGATTATCAGAAGCACAATGCTGCCGGGTAGCGTACGGAATTTGGTCGAGAATTATTCGAAGGAGCTAATCAAGACAGGTTCTTTGGAAGTGTCTTTCTGCCCAGAGTTTTTGCGTGAAGGCAGTGCAATACAAGACTTCAATCACCCCGGCCTCGCTGTCTACGGGTCATACGGTGACAAGCCAAATGAGAGCCTCGTGACGCTGATGGGCGAATCACAGCTTGTACCACTGGAGGCCTCGGAGTTAGTTAAATACGCCTGCAACTATTGGCACGCAGTGAAGGTTGCATTTGGTAATGAGATAGGACGCATAAGCAAGCATCTTGGCGTGAATGGCCAACATTTGATGTCGATCTTCTGCCAAGACACTCAATTGAATATCTCGCCGAATTACATGAGACCTGGGACGCCATTCGGTGGATCCTGTTTGCCCAAAGATGTGTCAGCCCTGAGCGCTTTCTCAAAACAAGAAGGGATTTCACTTCCGATGCTTGAAAGCATTTTGGATTCAAATGAATCGCACCTGGATCATCTTCTTCGAATAGTCAATAGGGCAGGGGTTAGAAAGATTTTGATTATTGGATTGACATTCAAAAAGGGAACGGACGATCTGCGTAGCAGCCCAATGGTAGCTCTTGCCGAGACACTTCTAGGAAAAGGATTTGATGTCGAGATATTTGATGACAACCTGGAATTGTCACGGCTGACGGGAAGTAACCAAATCGAAATTGACCGCCGGATGCCTCACCTGGCAGCAAGGTTGATCTCCGACTTAGCGAGTGGCATTAAGAAAAGTGAGCTGGTGGTGTTTTCTCAATCACCCGTTGGCCTCTCAGAGGCGGCCAGCCACTTTACGAAAGACAAGGTGATTGTCGACGTCAACGGGATAGCTGAACTTGAAACATTCGGGGGCAGATATGAGGGGCTTTGCTGGGATTCGCTCGGGGAATAG